A section of the Pochonia chlamydosporia 170 chromosome 2, whole genome shotgun sequence genome encodes:
- a CDS encoding transposase (similar to Metarhizium robertsii ARSEF 23 XP_007817108.2), with translation MLIRSVLNTIALQAVDKTLLMLAMAHPPGFPEPSETLPVDSADESISDSDECNEIDESEDWNGEPWEAVFPSDSSLLTTTYESLELLLDSLKEFCVQNRMGLITIRSQKNKAKTRTIKCELVCDKSRYYKPRESIAKIRNTNTTKLAANCPFKVIVQSLHANNYEWSMRVVSSLHRDHGPSQGLTEHYQWRKLTDEQMNLLKDLCLDKTISSRSVHKQLCQKWPQIAIRRTDIYNWRWKVNQAKRQGYGPANDFVRTLSESKRVWIWGLDWIHDEFRFRNAAWAYHKGGKMWQQFSSCLQIDATYKTNCYKMPLVTVVTVSSEKTSMPICYGLLNNEQVATYEWFLQQLSRFQQAGNIAPPKVIITDKDDQLRAAARQIFPNAQLQLCVFHINSNVVLSIKKWWKKTDGSETDSDSDNADTADIQEMERGNVNVKDMKDSKLGPVPKRVLKTRAGLYLLWRHMVFSRSEDEFNQAWRQLQETFEHQERILSYLKSTYLPLKKEWACCYTRHYRNFGLITTAPAESNHHSLKTYNLSLRSDLPDVEEATASQTVDKRLLYKDKIQQANTTIRNQFSGREWLGQLPLSVTRWALDQLNEIHRLMESGQISKKPLLACTGSTKAQYGLPCAHMLLRLADQDKPLKREDLDPFWHIKRSREIDDPLLQVQRPPMGIPKGRPQNGEPFGNERAIPDHQLAPQGSTRSGVKRSARRNYSQFELGSTLDEEDAADLPDQQQPRRKRSKVSARVTTRDTRQQAKGHRGGNNPAKQHHSPDVEEDHKITKILLAKGQKKWKEKEKVGDSIVVATD, from the coding sequence ATGTTAATTCGCAGTGTattgaatacaatagctttaCAAGCCGTCGATAAGACTCTTCTaatgctggctatggcgcaCCCTCCAGGCTTCCCCGAACCGTCTGAAACGCTACCTGTCGACTCAGCAGATGAATCTATTAGTGACTCCGATGAATGTAACGAGATCGATGAATCTGAGGATTGGAATGGTGAACCATGGGAGGCGGTCTTTCCATCGGACTCTTCTCTTCTAACAACAACTTATGAGTCTCTTgagttgctcctcgacagcctaAAGGAGTTTTGTGTTCAGAATCGGATGGGCCTCATCACGATACGAAGTCAAAAGAATAAGGCGAAGACTAGAACAATAAaatgtgagcttgtctgtgataAGAGTCGGTATTATAAGCCCAGAGAGTCAATCGCCAAAATACGGAACACGAATACAAcgaagttggccgccaactGCCCGTTCAAAGTTATCGTTCAGtccctccatgccaacaactacgaaTGGTCCATGAGAGTTGTCAGCTCCCTTCATCGAGACCACGGGCCATCACAAGGCCTCACCGAGCACTACCAATGGAGAAAGTTAACAGACGAACAAATGAACCTCCTGAAagatctttgtcttgacaagacgatctCTTCTCGATCCGTTCACAAGCAActgtgccaaaagtggcCTCAGATTGCTATTCGCAGGACGGATATATataactggcgatggaaagtcaaccaagccaaacgtcAAGGCTACGGCCCCGCCAATGACTTTGTACGGACGCTCTCTGAGTCGAAGAGAGTCTGGATATGGGGCTTAGACTGGATTCATGATGAGTTCCGTTTTCGAAATGCCGCTTGGGCTTATCATAAAGGGGGAAAGATGTGGCAacaattctcgtcatgtctccagaTTGACGCTACATATAAGACCAACTGCTATAAAATGCCTTTGGTTACTGTCGTAACTGTATCGTCGGAGAAGACGTCCATGCCAATTTGTTATGGCCTTCTTAATAACGAACAAGTTGCTACTTATGAgtggttcctccaacagctgtcgagattccaacaagcagGCAACATCGCGCCGCCAAAAGTTATTATCACGGATAAGGACGACCAGCtgcgtgctgcagcacggcaaatatttcctaatgcgcaacttcagctatgtgtcttccatatcaacagcaatgtggTCTTATCTATtaagaagtggtggaagaaaaccgATGGCTCTGAGACAGATAGCGATagtgacaatgcagatacTGCTGACATTCAAGAGATGGAACGTGGGAATGTCAACGTTAAAGATATGAaggattccaaacttggccctGTTCCCAAACGAGTATTAAAAACTCGAGCTGGTCTGTACCTCCTCTGGAGACATATGGTATTTAGCAGATcggaggacgagttcaatcaagcatggcggcaacttcaagagacCTTTGAACACCAGGAGCGCATTCTGAGTTATCTCAAGAGCACATATTTacctttgaagaaagaatgggcatGCTGCTATACTCGCCATTATCGGAACTTCGGTTTGATTACGACAGCACCGGCCGAGTCAAACCATCATTCTCTGAAGACCTACAACCTATCCCTTCGGTCCGACCTCCctgatgtcgaagaggccACAGCTAGTCAGACAGTGGATAAACGTCTGCTatataaagacaaaatacaacaagcaaacaccaccattcggAACCAGTTCtcaggaagagagtggcttggccagctgccttTAAGTGTCACTCGTTGGGCACTAGACCAACTCAACGAGATCCACAGGCTTATGGAATCAGGccagatctccaagaagcctttACTAGCGTGTACAGGCTCTACTAAGGCTCAAtacggcttgccttgtgctcacaTGCTCCTCAGGTTAGCTGATCAAGATAAGCCACTGAAgagggaagacttggatccattttggcacatcaaacgatctcgagaaattgacgatcctcttcttcaggtACAGCGTCCTCCGATGGGAATACCCAAGGGACGACCacaaaatggcgaaccatttggcaacgaacgTGCGATTCccgatcatcaacttgcgcctCAAGGGTCAACACGAAGTGGCGTTAAGAGATCAGCACGTCGGAActactctcaattcgagctaGGGTcaactcttgacgaggaagacgcagccgacctaccagaccaacaacagcctcggcgaaaACGGAGTAAAGTTTCTGCTAGAGTCACAACTCGAGatactcgtcaacaggcaaagggACACAGGGGCGGGAATAATCCAGctaaacagcatcattctccaGATGTAGAGGAGGACCATAAAATAACgaagattttgcttgcgaagggacagaaaaagtggaaggaaaaggaaaaggttggtgatagcATTGTAGTTGCAACGGATTAA
- a CDS encoding arrestin domain-containing protein (similar to Metarhizium acridum CQMa 102 XP_007809801.1), which translates to MISLVGRSLSSCVMLNSDTVVFRGNADESAGQVLTGVIVLSLQSARLIDHQVRLRLLAILEVANDTATIRQRLRECFLSNKTRTTEIVLEHLGSRQLHSNPLSSAGHYRYPFELSLPSDLAESVQGVPEVSLKYRVDATILSQGRPILYARKALRIIRTPALDALEPLQGVVGESILADRLRHDVSIFPKAVSFGGNIQLKLRACPLVTGLKLRDIKARVVEIREFLTQENRSKEVRKCIAEVLKTALGQKAKRRDMELGSDRDDWALSIELSLPRRIGDCIPDLSHSRMRAHHRVETIFAVIDLDGKVFKICTTIPITVYMPLDATFNADGVILTPRMAARSTQPASSIAPPVY; encoded by the exons ATGATTAGTCTCGTCGGCAGATCTCTAAGCTCCTGTGTGAT GCTTAATAGCGACACCGTCGTATTCCGAGGCAACGCCGACGAGTCTGCTGGACAAGTGCTCACGGGCGTCATTGTGCTCAGTCTTCAATCTGCAAGACTCATTGACCATCAAGTTCGCTTACGGTTGTTGGCCATACTGGAAGTTGCGAACGACACTGCTACCATACGGCAGAGGCTACGAGAATGCTTTCTTAGTAACAAGACCAGAACAACAGAGATTGTTTTGGAGCATCTCGGGTCCCGCCAACTCCACTCAAACCCCCTGTCGTCAGCTGGACATTACAGATATCCTTTCGAGCTTTCACTCCCAAGCGATTTAGCAGAAAGTGTTCAAGGTGTACCTGAAGTATCTTTGAAATATCGTGTCGATGCGACTATTTTAAGTCAAGGGCGGCCAATCCTTTACGCTCGCAAGGCCCTTCGCATCATTCGCACCCCCGCATTAGACGCTCTTGAACCACTGCAAGGCGTAGTAGGTGAAAGTATCTTGGCTGACAGGCTCAGGCACGATGTTAGTATATTTCCAAAAGCGGTAAGCTTTGGCGGAAACATCCAACTAAAACTGCGTGCTTGCCCGCTGGTGACGGGACTAAAACTCAGAGACATTAAGGCAAGAGTAGTAGAAATTCGAGAGTTCTTAACGCAGGAAAATCGCAGTAAAGAAGTCCGCAAATGCATTGCAGAAGTTTTGAAGACTGCACTAGGTCAGAAGGCAAAACGCCGAGACATGGAGCTGGGCTCGGATAGGGATGACTGGGCGTTAAGCATAGAATTATCACTTCCTAGGAGGATTGGAGACTGTATTCCAGATCTTTCGCATAGTAGAATGCGAGCTCATCATAGAGTTGAGACTATATTCGCTGTGATAGATCTGGATGGAAAAGTTTTTAAG ATCTGCACCACGATACCTATAACGGTATATATGCCTCTTGATGCCACTTTTAATGCTGATGGAGTTATTCTGACTCCTAGGATGGCTGCTAGAAGTACCCAGCCTGCTAGTTCTATTGCTCCGCCGGTGTATTAA